In Clostridium sp. DL-VIII, the following proteins share a genomic window:
- a CDS encoding carboxylesterase family protein has product MKRKGLIKACIIGIAFILLTGCANNTQPKAENQSETSADEVKAVSQAFVDVSAGTLMGYKEGNVYNFKGIPYATAERFKNPTPITSYDNNFHSALTYGEVSPQDRTLASTGHVNPYEFFTPSNGTADMVGNENCQYLNVWTNNLKEDKPVIVFFHGGGLNNGASSELSFYTGESFADTNDAVFVSVNTRLNVLGFLDLSAYDKKYADSGLVGMEDAVVALRWVQDNIAHFGGNPKNVTIVGQSGGGDKVTTLACMSDAQGPF; this is encoded by the coding sequence ATGAAAAGAAAAGGTTTGATAAAAGCATGTATCATAGGAATAGCATTTATACTGCTAACCGGATGTGCGAATAATACACAACCTAAGGCAGAAAACCAGAGCGAGACATCAGCAGATGAAGTAAAAGCCGTATCACAGGCATTTGTAGATGTATCTGCAGGCACATTGATGGGATATAAGGAAGGAAATGTCTATAATTTCAAGGGGATTCCATATGCTACAGCGGAACGATTTAAAAATCCTACCCCGATTACTTCCTATGATAATAATTTTCATTCAGCACTTACTTATGGGGAAGTTTCACCACAGGACAGAACGCTTGCAAGCACTGGGCATGTTAACCCATATGAATTTTTTACACCTTCAAATGGAACGGCGGACATGGTCGGCAATGAAAACTGCCAGTATTTGAATGTATGGACGAATAATTTAAAAGAAGACAAGCCAGTTATAGTCTTTTTTCATGGCGGAGGACTGAATAATGGTGCTTCCAGTGAGCTATCCTTCTATACGGGTGAAAGCTTTGCAGATACAAATGATGCTGTATTTGTTTCCGTCAATACTCGCTTAAATGTGCTTGGATTTCTGGACCTATCAGCTTATGATAAGAAATATGCCGATTCAGGATTAGTTGGAATGGAGGATGCTGTTGTTGCTTTGCGATGGGTACAAGATAATATTGCACATTTTGGTGGAAATCCGAAGAATGTAACCATTGTAGGACAGTCCGGTGGAGGCGATAAAGTAACAACCTTGGCTTGTATGTCAGATGCACAGGGGCCTTTTTGA
- a CDS encoding carboxylesterase family protein, translating into MHRGLFDKVAVLSGYYSTSSKQEGVNNTKLLVDYLKLKDDEVIDRLKSMDYEDLLKAATAAGCNWETRYGDGTFTAPLFEPGTGKMNEYAAQRTWMWGTTYSEFNGNMPNLAYGNQKSSHFPDYDDNDALNLLKERYGDQAQAIADEYKKAYPTHRLIESLYLSTPGMISRYALISPKDGILKKFTDAGVTVYNYVSAYSEPIFGGVTMTHSGDIPYWFNSIEEAPYFIRGDEVNAHKVEKTMSQTLYSFMKDGNPSTDELAWKPYTANNHSTMVFDVESNEKKDYDAKLYELITNSAK; encoded by the coding sequence ATGCACAGGGGCCTTTTTGATAAAGTTGCTGTTTTAAGTGGGTACTATTCTACGTCTTCAAAACAAGAAGGGGTAAATAATACAAAATTACTGGTTGATTACTTGAAACTGAAAGATGATGAAGTTATTGATAGATTGAAAAGTATGGATTATGAAGATTTGCTTAAGGCAGCTACAGCTGCGGGATGTAATTGGGAAACACGTTATGGAGATGGAACATTTACGGCTCCCTTATTTGAACCAGGAACCGGTAAGATGAATGAATATGCTGCTCAAAGAACCTGGATGTGGGGAACTACATATTCGGAATTTAATGGGAATATGCCCAATTTAGCATATGGCAATCAGAAGAGCTCACATTTTCCAGATTATGATGACAATGATGCATTAAACCTTCTGAAAGAACGGTATGGTGATCAGGCACAAGCAATTGCGGATGAATATAAAAAGGCATATCCAACTCACAGACTAATAGAAAGCTTATATTTATCAACTCCTGGTATGATTTCCAGATATGCGCTTATTTCACCAAAGGATGGGATATTAAAGAAATTTACTGATGCAGGTGTTACTGTTTATAATTATGTAAGCGCGTATTCTGAACCGATATTTGGCGGTGTTACAATGACTCATAGCGGAGATATTCCTTACTGGTTCAATTCTATTGAGGAAGCTCCGTATTTCATAAGAGGAGATGAAGTTAATGCTCATAAGGTTGAAAAAACTATGTCGCAGACATTATACAGTTTTATGAAGGATGGAAATCCCTCTACAGATGAATTGGCGTGGAAACCATATACGGCAAATAATCACAGTACAATGGTATTTGATGTGGAATCAAATGAAAAAAAAGATTATGATGCGAAGTTGTATGAATTAATTACAAATTCGGCAAAGTAG
- a CDS encoding LysR family transcriptional regulator, with protein MYNRHLQTFIQVADSGSFLKASEVMHISANAITKQINLLENHLDIKLFHRSTQGLVLTDSGKLIYNEAKKMIRHSNNILVKAKELEERQKFVVHIGVSLMNPSDFLLEQWNKASVRYPNIRLDFVPFEDSVQAFINVLDNLGKRIDLIACPYQTSYWGDRYNYFHLKDLPMCISYSRIHRLATKTKLTIEDLHEETLIMMKRGLSANNDMLRDCLEQNHPQVQIKDIDFLDYDMLNQIATSNDLIVAAEYGKNIHPLLTILPVDWQYTMPYGLIYTKEPRKEVLQFIIAIGEVE; from the coding sequence GTGTACAATAGACATTTACAGACATTTATTCAGGTGGCCGACAGCGGTAGTTTCTTAAAGGCGTCAGAGGTTATGCATATTTCTGCAAATGCGATAACCAAACAAATCAACTTATTGGAAAATCATCTTGACATCAAGCTTTTTCACCGAAGCACCCAAGGGCTGGTTTTAACTGATTCTGGTAAACTCATCTATAATGAAGCTAAGAAAATGATCCGCCATTCTAATAACATTCTTGTTAAAGCAAAAGAACTTGAGGAACGGCAGAAGTTTGTAGTCCACATTGGGGTTTCTTTGATGAATCCTTCTGATTTCCTGTTGGAGCAATGGAACAAAGCATCCGTGCGCTATCCCAACATCAGACTGGATTTTGTTCCTTTTGAAGATAGCGTACAAGCTTTTATTAATGTACTTGATAATCTTGGCAAAAGAATCGACCTGATTGCGTGTCCTTATCAAACTTCTTACTGGGGTGATCGTTATAACTATTTCCATCTGAAGGATTTACCCATGTGTATTTCCTACTCTAGAATTCATCGTCTGGCGACAAAAACAAAACTCACCATTGAGGATCTTCACGAAGAAACATTGATTATGATGAAACGAGGTCTGAGTGCCAATAATGATATGTTACGTGATTGTTTGGAACAGAATCACCCACAAGTACAAATCAAAGATATTGACTTTTTAGACTATGATATGCTTAATCAGATAGCTACATCCAATGATTTGATTGTCGCCGCAGAATACGGGAAAAACATTCACCCTCTTTTAACTATATTGCCAGTGGATTGGCAATATACAATGCCCTATGGTTTGATTTACACAAAAGAGCCTCGCAAAGAGGTTTTGCAATTCATTATAGCAATTGGAGAAGTGGAATAA